One Gemmatimonadota bacterium genomic region harbors:
- a CDS encoding ATP-grasp domain-containing protein has product MPFVIFAAPMISDNAFRMIDAVASHPDVSLGVITHDEAGALRHLSDRAAHWRVTNILDAQQLAWAARELQQRNGPIHRLFGALEQLQEPLAQVREWLGVPGVSLEVATNFRDKARMKSLLRAAGLPCARHCLATSMAEALAFGRSSGFPMVVKPPAGAGAISTYRVESEEQLQRALTPQPPTAARPVLLEEFVVGDEHSFETVTINGTHVWHSLTHYHPTPLAVIENPWIQWAVVLPREVDGAPYDDIRTAARRALDVLGMTTGISHMEWFRRPDGTIAISEVAARPPGAQITTLMSKANDFDLLKEWTRAMIFGEFQVPERRYAVGAAFLRGQGRGRIVKVSGVEEVQRTVGNLVVDFRMPQVGATPSPSYEGDGYIMVRHAETRRVEEAVMKIISTIRVELG; this is encoded by the coding sequence ATGCCCTTTGTCATCTTCGCTGCACCCATGATTTCGGACAACGCGTTCCGCATGATTGATGCGGTCGCGTCGCACCCGGACGTCTCCCTTGGCGTGATCACGCACGATGAAGCCGGCGCGCTGCGGCATCTCTCGGATCGTGCTGCCCACTGGCGGGTCACCAACATCCTCGATGCGCAACAGCTGGCGTGGGCGGCCCGTGAACTGCAGCAGCGCAACGGGCCCATCCACCGCTTGTTCGGTGCGTTGGAGCAGTTGCAGGAGCCGCTCGCCCAGGTGCGAGAGTGGCTGGGGGTGCCGGGGGTTTCGCTGGAGGTCGCGACCAACTTCCGAGACAAGGCGCGCATGAAATCGTTGCTGCGCGCGGCCGGCCTTCCCTGTGCGCGGCACTGCCTCGCGACCTCGATGGCGGAGGCGCTGGCCTTCGGCAGGAGTTCGGGTTTTCCGATGGTGGTCAAGCCGCCCGCCGGTGCCGGCGCCATATCGACCTACCGGGTGGAATCCGAGGAGCAGTTGCAACGGGCACTGACGCCACAGCCCCCCACGGCGGCGCGTCCGGTGTTGCTCGAGGAGTTTGTCGTCGGTGACGAGCACTCCTTCGAGACCGTGACCATCAACGGGACGCACGTCTGGCATTCGCTCACGCACTATCACCCCACACCGCTGGCGGTCATCGAAAATCCATGGATCCAGTGGGCGGTGGTGTTGCCCCGCGAGGTGGATGGCGCGCCCTACGATGACATTCGCACGGCGGCGCGACGGGCCCTCGACGTCCTCGGGATGACGACGGGGATCTCGCACATGGAGTGGTTTCGTCGCCCGGACGGCACCATCGCGATCTCGGAAGTGGCGGCGCGTCCCCCGGGCGCGCAGATCACCACCTTGATGTCGAAGGCGAATGATTTTGACCTGCTCAAGGAGTGGACGCGCGCGATGATCTTTGGCGAGTTTCAGGTACCCGAACGACGCTATGCCGTTGGCGCTGCATTCCTGCGTGGGCAGGGGCGCGGCCGGATCGTGAAGGTGAGTGGGGTCGAAGAAGTGCAGCGTACCGTCGGGAATCTGGTCGTCGATTTTCGCATGCCCCAGGTGGGCGCCACGCCGTCCCCTTCATATGAGGGAGACGGTTACATCATGGTGCGGCATGCCGAGACGCGTCGGGTCGAGGAAGCGGTCATGAAGATCATCTCCACCATTCGCGTTGAACTCGGCTAA
- a CDS encoding esterase, translated as MSTRMFGRHEVWHSPAVGRAMHVRWFGDAGARVLAFPTTMGNHNEWPNRYMPDVLRDQIERGWLQLWCLDHNHDVSWYDKTVSPAQRGARHLQYDAYIRDELLPFTQHVNPNGFVIATGASFGAFHAMSIGLRNPHLFHRIIGMSGMYDIAGMTGGYGDGSVYASNPMAFMRHEHDPSRLAAFRRQDIIIATGRGDPNFQENQAFSGLLWERGIGNAFRVWDGHAHDWPYWERMIVQYVGGHD; from the coding sequence GTGAGCACGCGGATGTTTGGCCGCCACGAGGTGTGGCACAGCCCGGCGGTGGGGCGCGCGATGCACGTCCGCTGGTTCGGGGACGCGGGCGCGCGCGTCCTGGCCTTCCCGACGACGATGGGCAACCACAACGAGTGGCCCAATCGCTACATGCCGGATGTGCTGCGCGACCAGATCGAGCGCGGCTGGTTGCAGCTCTGGTGCCTGGACCACAACCACGACGTTAGCTGGTACGACAAGACGGTGTCGCCGGCCCAGCGCGGTGCGCGTCACCTGCAGTACGACGCATACATCCGCGATGAGCTGCTCCCCTTCACGCAGCATGTGAACCCGAATGGGTTTGTCATCGCGACGGGAGCAAGCTTCGGGGCCTTTCATGCGATGAGCATCGGGCTGCGAAACCCGCACCTGTTTCACCGCATCATCGGGATGAGCGGGATGTACGACATCGCGGGGATGACCGGCGGTTACGGTGACGGCTCGGTGTATGCGTCCAACCCGATGGCGTTCATGCGCCATGAGCACGATCCGTCGCGGCTCGCGGCCTTTCGACGCCAGGACATCATCATCGCGACGGGTCGTGGGGATCCCAACTTTCAGGAGAACCAGGCGTTTTCCGGCCTCTTGTGGGAGCGCGGGATCGGCAACGCGTTTCGCGTTTGGGACGGCCATGCCCATGACTGGCCGTATTGGGAGCGCATGATCGTGCAGTACGTCGGTGGGCACGACTGA
- a CDS encoding ATP-grasp domain-containing protein — translation MNVIMLAPGYPGEMPYFCRGLSLHGAKVYGVSDVPEKDLPALTREHLSGYLRVPNFTDEDAVVQQIIAGVGNHTIDRVVCLWEPGVVLAARIREALGIPGMGVEQANTFRNKDLMKQVVTRAGIRTARHAAATSIASVKAAAEQIGFPVIVKPISGAGSMDTIRAGSMAELDAALARVTSYDEVNVEEFIEGDEYTYDTICIDGQIVYENVCYYRPNPLAARSTEWISPQTIALRDLTTPIVRQGVALGHEVLKAMDFKTGFTHMEWFYTPKGEAIFGEIAARPPGAHTVDLMNFVSDVDLFTGYAEAELKGTFSVSTERKYNVANIFKRAQGQGRIRRIEGLQRLLERYGEHVVHMDLLPIGAERRNWILTLVSDGYVVVRHPEQQACFDIADAVGTDLQLYAG, via the coding sequence ATGAACGTCATCATGCTCGCCCCCGGGTATCCCGGCGAAATGCCGTACTTCTGCCGCGGCTTGTCGTTGCATGGCGCGAAGGTCTACGGCGTGTCCGACGTGCCGGAGAAGGACCTTCCCGCGTTGACGCGCGAACACCTGTCCGGGTACTTGCGCGTGCCCAACTTCACCGATGAGGACGCAGTGGTGCAGCAGATCATCGCTGGGGTCGGCAACCACACGATAGACCGCGTCGTCTGCCTGTGGGAGCCCGGCGTGGTGCTCGCTGCAAGAATTCGCGAGGCGTTAGGCATTCCCGGCATGGGAGTGGAGCAGGCGAATACCTTCCGCAACAAGGACCTGATGAAGCAGGTCGTGACCCGGGCGGGCATACGCACGGCGCGTCACGCGGCCGCCACCTCGATCGCCAGCGTCAAGGCGGCAGCCGAACAGATCGGCTTTCCGGTCATCGTCAAGCCGATCTCCGGTGCCGGTTCGATGGACACCATTCGCGCCGGCTCCATGGCCGAGTTGGACGCCGCGCTCGCGCGGGTGACGAGCTACGACGAGGTCAACGTCGAGGAGTTCATCGAGGGCGATGAGTACACCTACGATACGATCTGCATCGACGGGCAGATTGTGTACGAGAACGTGTGTTACTACCGCCCCAACCCGCTGGCCGCGCGGAGCACCGAGTGGATCTCGCCGCAGACCATCGCGCTGCGGGACCTCACCACGCCCATCGTGCGGCAGGGCGTCGCCCTGGGCCACGAGGTATTGAAGGCGATGGACTTCAAGACCGGTTTCACCCATATGGAGTGGTTCTACACCCCAAAGGGAGAAGCCATCTTTGGGGAAATTGCCGCCCGGCCTCCCGGTGCGCATACCGTCGACCTGATGAACTTCGTGAGCGACGTGGACCTGTTCACGGGGTACGCCGAGGCGGAACTGAAGGGCACGTTCTCCGTGTCGACGGAGCGGAAGTACAACGTGGCCAACATCTTCAAGCGCGCGCAGGGCCAGGGTCGGATCCGTCGCATCGAGGGACTGCAGCGACTCCTTGAGCGCTACGGGGAACATGTCGTGCACATGGACCTGCTGCCGATCGGTGCCGAGCGACGCAACTGGATCTTGACCCTGGTGTCGGACGGATACGTCGTCGTGCGACATCCGGAGCAGCAGGCGTGCTTTGACATCGCCGACGCGGTTGGAACCGACCTGCAGTTGTACGCCGGTTGA
- a CDS encoding alpha/beta hydrolase has product MPLSRNFIEKWITRRRQAPGTLEILPEVSAPQLGNRRDILVYTPASYHRTERRYPVIYMQDGQNLFDPRTSFAGEWGVDRAMARAPRKGRRAIIVGIPNMGVDRMKEYSPWHDPRHGGGGGDAYVDFIVHTLKPLIDARYRTAPDRESTGIVGSSLGALIALYGFFRAPASFGFVGAMSPAFWFADGGIFPFVQDAANVAGRVYLDVGMREGPGTLANARSMRDLLTAKGYPLGDTLSYVEDPQGVHNEAAWGRRIRHALPFLLTPPVGARR; this is encoded by the coding sequence TTGCCCCTCTCCCGCAACTTCATCGAGAAATGGATCACTCGCCGGCGCCAGGCGCCGGGGACGCTGGAGATCCTGCCCGAGGTGTCCGCACCGCAACTCGGAAACCGGCGCGACATTCTCGTGTACACGCCAGCATCGTATCACCGCACGGAACGTCGGTACCCCGTGATCTACATGCAGGACGGCCAGAACCTGTTCGACCCACGGACGAGTTTCGCTGGTGAATGGGGGGTCGACCGGGCCATGGCGCGCGCCCCGCGGAAGGGGCGGCGGGCGATCATCGTGGGGATCCCCAACATGGGGGTGGACCGGATGAAGGAGTATTCGCCCTGGCATGATCCCCGACATGGGGGCGGCGGGGGCGACGCCTATGTCGACTTCATCGTGCACACACTGAAGCCGTTGATCGACGCGCGGTATCGGACCGCACCGGACCGGGAGTCCACCGGGATTGTCGGGTCTTCCCTGGGCGCCCTCATCGCGCTGTATGGCTTCTTCCGCGCCCCGGCTAGCTTTGGGTTCGTCGGGGCGATGAGCCCGGCGTTCTGGTTTGCGGACGGGGGGATCTTCCCCTTTGTGCAGGACGCGGCCAACGTTGCCGGACGGGTCTACCTCGATGTCGGGATGCGCGAGGGACCTGGCACGCTGGCAAATGCGAGGAGCATGCGCGACCTGCTGACGGCCAAGGGCTATCCCCTCGGCGACACGCTGTCGTACGTCGAAGATCCGCAGGGGGTGCATAACGAGGCCGCCTGGGGACGTCGCATTCGTCATGCCCTGCCGTTCCTGCTCACGCCGCCGGTGGGGGCCCGCCGGTGA